The following coding sequences are from one Cryptococcus deuterogattii R265 chromosome 1, complete sequence window:
- a CDS encoding early growth response protein 1, with protein MLSNQGKIQPFKCAVCSRRFTRMENLKRHSKLHDDTSERPTFPCNRCTATFSRADLRRRHLASKHEDEEEKSTSGSPKEPSISSGVNESHERRESVPVRKLSPIITSQPIPIISPRPLSSALEAALTFDFGVNEPSSNAAWNSTQGVDNSPSRYTSQSQTSASSVPNYHAHSSTGRISMTSGDIHARLSQSPLSSIPPSVEEAIQNPTFIFTSLESFFSHAAHIFPFIHRSTFDARSCHPSLLFGMMCIGLHMTGEDNGSVDQQRALYCYKAGLRALDGVMEITQAKSTDTLTIIQAHLLLEMYAIMALCGSYTTQGLRLHSQCVELSRKAGLMESYPTHASVTQDLDSLWRQFVRAESHKRTLYALYGFDSAWYHFLSRPRCLSHLEIKHELPCGDDLWNACTPTEWAHRSLVASSACSSGGNSSKRMRFLDMVRTAFVNQVEDPLPLPLDSTGASLMTHFVLASVREMTGWTTMTGRSCFERFEALLASMVRLEPLVTVQDAKMETPASAAAEATWRMSMIELLLWSQSHTGGLVEDSIDAALAAITTLGVNNPIELTTQIIQSVEQHITWFLLYLQRTSFPTSPSLQSESPLLTFYLFKATIIAWQIVKSGGSSPLEVVGVEDEEGLLSWMKEMFRVREKWGIGRCAMRCLGNLQAQNVL; from the exons ATGCTTTCCAACCAAGGGAAGATCCAGCCCTTCAAATGTGCTGTATGTTCGAGGCGCTTCACTCGAATG GAGAACCTGAAGCGCCATTCAAAACTACACGACGACACAAGCGAAAGGCCAACCTTTCCCTGCAACCGGTGCACGGCCACATTTTCCCGAGCAGACCTTAGAAGACGACACCTCGCAAGTAAacatgaagatgaagaagagaagagtacGAGTGGTAGTCCGAAGGAACCATCTATCTCAAGTGGTGTGAACGAGAGTCACGAAAGGCGAGAGAGTGTGCCTGTTAGGAAACTCTCTCCTATCATCACTTCTCAGCCCATTCCTATAATATCTCCGCGGCCACTATCTTCTGCTCTTGAAGCAGCCCTCACGTTTGACTTTGGTGTCAATGAGCCCTCATCAAATGCTGCATGGAACTCCACGCAGGGGGTCGATAACTCTCCTTCGCGATACACCTCACAATCCCAAACCTCGGCCTCTTCAGTTCCCAATTACCATGCCCATTCTTCCACAGGCAGAATCAGCATGACTTCTGGTGATATTCATGCTCGATTGTCGCAGTCTCCTCTatcttccattcctccatccGTCGAAGAAGCCATTCAAAATCCTACGTTCATCTTTACGTCACTTGaatctttcttctctcatgCTGCCCATATatttcccttcatccatcgATCTACGTTCGACGCCCGATCATGTCACCCAAGCTTATTATTTGGGATGATGTGTATTGGGCTGCATATGACAGGAGAAGACAATGGAAGTGTTGACCAACAGAGAGCACTCTACTGCTACAAGGCGGGCCTGAGGGCTTTGGATGGAGTGATGGAGATTACACAAGCAAAGTCTACAGACACGTTGACGATCATTCAAGCACATCTGCTTTTGGAGATGTACGCGATAATGGCACTGTGTGGGAGCTATACTACACAAGGACTACGATTACACTCGCAATGCGTCGAG CTCTCTCGAAAAGCAGGTCTGATGGAATCGTACCCTACCCATGCGTCCGTCACCCAAGACCTTGACTCACTCTGGCGTCAATTCGTCCGCGCGGAATCCCACAAACGTACTCTGTACGCCCTTTACGGATTCGATTCTGCTTGGTACCATTTCCTCTCTCGACCGCGTTGCCTTTCCCACCTCGAAATCAAACACGAGCTTCCATGCGGCGACGACCTCTGGAACGCTTGTACACCCACTGAATGGGCCCATCGTTCCCTTGTTGCATCTTCTGCTTGTTCTAGCGGCGGCAACTCTTCAAAGAGGATGCGATTCCTCGACATGGTTCGTACTGCCTTTGTAAACCAGGTGGAAGACCCTTTGCCTCTCCCACTTGACTCGACAGGAGCATCACTCATGACTCACTTTGTTCTGGCTTCTGTCAGAGAAATGACAGGATGGACGACCATGACCGGGCGCTCTTGCTTTGAGCGCTTTGAAGCACTCCTCGCGTCAATGGTAAGATTGGAACCGTTGGTGACTGTGCAAGATGCGAAGATGGAGACGCCTGCGAGTGCGGCGGCGGAAGCGACTTGGAGGATGAGTATGATTGAGTTACTGTTATGGTCCCAAAGCCATACAGGGGGCCTGGTCGAAGATTCCATTGATGCAGCTCTGGCAGCAAT AACGACATTGGGCGTCAATAATCCTATCGAACTTACTACTCAGATCATTCAATCAGTCGAACAGCACATCACATGGTTCCTCCTCTACCTTCAACGCACGTCTTTTcccacctctccctctcttcaaTCGGAATCACCATTACTTACATTCTACCTCTTTAAGGCGACCATTATTGCTTGGCAGATTGtgaaaagtggaggatCGAGTCCGTTGGAAGTGGTgggagtggaggatgaagaagggttgttaagttggatgaaggagatgtttAGGGTGCGCGAAAAGTGGGGGATAGGGCGTTGTGCAATGAGATGTCTCGGAAATCTGCAGGCGCAGAATGTGTTGTAA
- a CDS encoding flavonol synthase has protein sequence MPATSAFDPPAADLPGKPYVRPWIPPPVTKETHNFAKLSSIKLSLMDSDDPAVVDSLVQQVKTAIREDGFLFLEDYGVSLEQLHRQFALAQYLYDNITEEDKEALLFHPDTGRWAGYKHPYGFKRHKGVKDGIEQFNWYTAEWEDINRVPKCLHPFMDEIRAFAEYLTGSVNRRLLTLFSRVLELDDDYLWNNVQSHGSPTGEGYFRHALFRPVEKSTEEASKGLRMHGHTDFGLTTLLFSVPVSCLQIWGKDEQWYYVPYNPGSLVINIGETLEIVSGGHFKATRHRVYKPPADQLQTERLSLVLFNSSVGDLRMTPAAESPLIKRGGCIEEQGVYKEFKRVMDLGVPVPTNRQWREIQIAEATDPTDTERNRVGADQVIINGKLMQTREYMGVKVLLPV, from the exons cctcctgtcACTAAGGAGACTCACAACTTCGCCAAACTTAGCAGCATCAAATTGTCCTTGATGGACTCTGATGATCCCGCCGTCGTTGATAGCCTCGTGCAACAAGTGAAGACGGCGATTAGGGAGGATGGATTCCTGTTCCTTGAGGACTACGGTGTTTCCCTCGAACAA CTTCATCGACAGTTTGCACTTGCTCAATATCTCTACGACAACATTaccgaagaagacaaggaagctctcctcttccaccctgACACAGGTCGTTGGGCTGGGTACAAGCATCCCTACGGTTTCAAG CGTCACAAGGGCGTTAAGGACGGTATTGAGCAATTTAACTGGTACACCGCCGAGTGGGAAGATATCAACCGTGTGCCCAAGTGTCTCCACCCCTTCATGGACGAAATTAGAGCTTTCGCTGAG TATCTCACCGGCTCGGTTAACCGTCGTCTActcactcttttctcccGAGTCCTCGAGCTCGACGATGATTACCTCTGGAACAATGTCCAGTCCCACGGCTCCCCCACCGGTGAAGGCTACTTCCGCCATGCTCTCTTCCGACCTGTCGAAAAATCCACCGAAGAAGCTTCCAAAGGTCTCCGTATGCACGGCCACACTGACTTTGGCCTCACCactttgctcttctctgTACCCGTCTCTTGTCTCCAAATCTGGGGTAAAGATGAGCAGTGGTACTATGTGCCTTACAACCCTGGGTCTTTGGTTATCAACATTGGTGAAACTTTGGAAATCGTATCTGGTGGACACTTCAAGGCTACCAGACACAGAGTCTACAAACCTCCTGCC GACCAACTCCAGACTGAACGACTCTCTCTCGTCTTGTTCAACAGCAGCGTCGGTGATCTTCGAATGACTCCTGCCGCTGAATCACCCCTGATCAAGCGGGGGGGTTGTATCGAAGAGCAGGGTGTGTACAAGGAGTTCAAGAGGGTGATGGACCTCGGTGTGCCT GTGCCCACCAACCGACAGTGGCGAGAAATCCAGATTGCAGAGGCCACCGACCCTACCGACACCGAGCGTAACAGGGTTGGCGCTGATcaggtcatcatcaacgGCAAACTCATGCAGACCAGGGAGTATATGGGTGTTAAGGTCCTTTTGCCTGTGTAA